One Candidatus Niyogibacteria bacterium genomic region harbors:
- the cas2 gene encoding CRISPR-associated endonuclease Cas2, translating into MKLPITDAFLWKLYLFIEKMDKAYDVLAPHTMHQVVYPEEHRLRREYQILKARTKFSQFIKNLGERGYIKVKALEGTRGIILTPKGAKRVLLARWKSKQKKRRKDGRWVMIIFDIPEKQRRTRGLLREALINLGYQKLQQSAWVCPYDVYKETEEIIRSYRVIPYIKLFLIEEVV; encoded by the coding sequence GTGAAATTACCAATTACCGATGCGTTTTTATGGAAACTCTATCTATTTATTGAGAAAATGGATAAAGCATATGATGTCTTAGCACCGCACACGATGCATCAAGTTGTTTACCCCGAAGAGCATCGCTTGAGACGCGAGTATCAAATATTGAAAGCCAGAACCAAATTCAGTCAGTTTATTAAGAATTTAGGAGAAAGAGGATATATAAAGGTGAAAGCTCTTGAGGGCACAAGGGGGATTATTCTTACGCCCAAAGGCGCCAAAAGGGTGCTTTTGGCAAGGTGGAAATCAAAGCAAAAGAAAAGACGAAAAGACGGGAGATGGGTAATGATCATTTTTGATATTCCGGAGAAGCAAAGGCGGACGAGGGGATTATTGAGAGAGGCGTTGATAAATCTGGGTTATCAAAAACTCCAGCAAAGTGCGTGGGTGTGCCCCTACGATGTTTACAAAGAAACTGAAGAAATTATACGATCCTACCGCGTTATCCCATATATTAAATTGTTTCTTATAGAAGAAGTTGTGTAA
- a CDS encoding replication-associated recombination protein A — translation MEPLAAKIRPKNLREFVGQGHLAGKGKPIYEAVRKRHLFSFIFWGPPGVGKTTLARIYARNLDAELHELSAVSAGKEDIKEILGTNQGKLGEKSKILFLDEIHRFNKAQQDFLLPFVESGRLTLIGATTENPSFEVIPALLSRCRVFVMNELNNAEMTRIIRRTKMNMPKDAQNWLIAMANGDARQALNLLETTDNLYGKVNLENLKSALQSKHLRYDKKGEEHYNTISAFIKSMRASQPDAALYYLARMVDAGEDPKFIARRMVIFASEDIGLAQPTALVVANEVFRAVETIGLPECAINLAHGVAYLAQCKKDRRAYDGLMSAMKDAKDHGNLPIPLKIRNASTKLMKNLNYGKGYEKYTSEDLMPDKLKGRKYFEDK, via the coding sequence ATGGAACCGCTAGCGGCAAAAATCAGGCCAAAAAATTTAAGGGAATTCGTGGGGCAGGGGCATTTGGCTGGCAAGGGAAAGCCGATTTATGAGGCCGTTCGCAAACGACACCTTTTTTCATTTATTTTTTGGGGCCCGCCGGGGGTGGGCAAAACAACACTCGCGCGGATTTACGCAAGAAATCTTGACGCCGAACTTCACGAACTTTCGGCGGTTTCGGCCGGAAAAGAAGACATAAAAGAAATTCTTGGAACCAATCAGGGCAAGTTGGGCGAGAAAAGTAAAATTTTATTTTTAGACGAGATTCATCGTTTCAATAAAGCCCAGCAGGATTTTTTATTGCCTTTTGTTGAGTCGGGGCGTTTAACTTTAATCGGCGCAACCACTGAAAATCCCAGTTTTGAAGTCATCCCCGCGCTTTTATCCCGTTGCCGTGTTTTTGTAATGAATGAATTAAACAATGCCGAAATGACGCGGATTATACGCAGAACTAAAATGAATATGCCAAAAGACGCGCAAAATTGGCTTATTGCCATGGCCAACGGCGACGCCCGCCAAGCTCTTAATTTGCTTGAAACAACGGATAATTTGTATGGCAAAGTTAATTTAGAAAATTTGAAATCCGCGTTGCAATCAAAACATTTACGATACGATAAAAAAGGCGAGGAACATTATAATACCATCAGCGCGTTTATAAAAAGCATGCGCGCGAGCCAGCCGGATGCGGCTTTATATTATTTGGCGCGAATGGTGGACGCGGGCGAAGACCCGAAATTTATCGCTCGCAGAATGGTTATTTTTGCATCCGAAGATATTGGTTTAGCCCAGCCGACAGCGCTTGTTGTCGCTAACGAGGTCTTTCGCGCGGTTGAAACAATAGGACTTCCCGAATGCGCGATAAATCTGGCTCATGGAGTCGCGTATTTGGCGCAGTGCAAAAAAGACCGCAGGGCTTACGACGGATTGATGTCGGCGATGAAAGACGCAAAAGATCACGGTAACCTCCCGATTCCGCTTAAAATCCGAAACGCGTCCACAAAATTGATGAAGAATTTAAACTACGGCAAAGGTTATGAGAAATACACCAGCGAGGATTTGATGCCCGATAAGCTTAAAGGCAGAAAATATTTTGAAGATAAATAA
- a CDS encoding DUF167 domain-containing protein, protein MLIKVKVFAGAKKEGISRKSENHFEICVKAKAERGEANRAVIRALAEHLKIPASRVRMIKGARRPSKIFEILQ, encoded by the coding sequence ATGTTAATTAAAGTAAAAGTTTTTGCCGGCGCGAAAAAAGAGGGGATTTCGCGTAAATCAGAAAATCATTTTGAGATTTGCGTAAAAGCAAAAGCCGAACGGGGCGAGGCCAACCGCGCGGTTATCCGCGCTCTTGCCGAACATTTAAAAATCCCCGCATCGCGCGTTCGTATGATAAAAGGAGCCCGCCGCCCCTCCAAAATTTTTGAAATATTGCAATAA
- a CDS encoding PD-(D/E)XK nuclease family protein — MKTKNGLWKLSPSGLYSYTECKACFWLENHHRKPPMLPLALNTAMDSILKTRYDKYRADKKFPPESKELEKMGIRTFDDLELLNEWRTNSSALKVVNENSGYELVGKIDDVFVESDGRFIPADYKSSGNAPAEDKQKYYRDQLAAYGYMFLKNGYKPSDRAFLLHYFVKDKNDPSTEVKFASHVDEVKIDAKNFEKKLKEMVDFLEKPYPGDDLECKKCDYYAGRNEKKIRIK, encoded by the coding sequence ATGAAAACAAAAAATGGATTATGGAAGTTGAGCCCGAGCGGGCTTTATTCTTATACGGAATGCAAGGCCTGTTTTTGGCTTGAGAATCATCATAGAAAACCGCCGATGCTGCCGTTGGCTTTAAATACGGCGATGGACAGCATTTTAAAGACCAGATACGACAAATACCGCGCCGACAAAAAATTTCCGCCGGAATCCAAGGAGCTTGAGAAAATGGGCATAAGGACTTTTGACGATCTGGAACTTCTCAACGAGTGGCGGACCAATTCCAGCGCGCTTAAAGTGGTAAATGAAAATTCGGGTTACGAACTTGTCGGAAAAATTGACGATGTTTTTGTGGAATCGGACGGCCGCTTTATTCCGGCCGATTACAAATCATCCGGCAACGCGCCGGCTGAAGACAAGCAGAAATATTACCGCGACCAACTTGCCGCCTATGGCTATATGTTTTTGAAAAACGGATATAAGCCGTCAGACCGCGCCTTTTTGCTGCACTATTTCGTCAAAGACAAAAACGACCCGTCAACAGAAGTGAAATTCGCGAGTCATGTGGACGAAGTGAAAATTGACGCCAAAAATTTTGAAAAGAAACTCAAAGAAATGGTTGATTTTCTTGAAAAACCTTACCCGGGAGACGATTTGGAGTGCAAAAAGTGCGATTATTACGCCGGACGAAACGAGAAAAAAATAAGAATAAAATAA
- a CDS encoding HNH endonuclease: MPKEKRTYADRREYLKMAVTKRRRRLKTLLVEYKGGKCTVCSYNKTPWAMDLHHVDESKKSFDMSSRGLTRSWERLKKEADKCVLLCANCHREIHAGVTQLPKVI; this comes from the coding sequence ATGCCAAAAGAAAAACGAACATACGCCGACCGCCGAGAGTATTTAAAAATGGCAGTGACCAAAAGACGACGAAGATTAAAAACACTGCTTGTAGAATATAAAGGCGGGAAATGCACGGTCTGCAGTTATAATAAAACCCCGTGGGCAATGGATCTTCATCATGTTGATGAATCCAAGAAATCATTTGATATGTCCTCACGCGGACTTACCCGCTCATGGGAACGTCTTAAAAAAGAGGCAGATAAGTGTGTGTTGCTTTGTGCAAATTGTCACAGAGAAATACACGCCGGCGTAACGCAGCTTCCTAAAGTAATTTAG
- a CDS encoding DEAD/DEAH box helicase, whose product MSVFLKKYLAEKVALQKMAGSLNRLSSVLAKSTIDLNPYQIHAALYAFNSPLSRGAILADEVGLGKTIEAGIIISQLWAEGKRKILILAPASLRKQWQDELLSKFGIESEVWDGPSFRAQTDMGEKTPLTYSGVFIISYHFAYSHLELIRKQGWAVVVIDEAHRFRRVFKGRDASKMAYDIREIIKDKPKVLLTATPLQNSLEELYGIASFIDDKLLGSSYSFKTKFIQPIKDQSGLAKLRLEELRALIRGEEGDDPSSISGVITRTLRKQVLEYVQFTDRTSMTFDFTPTEEEVELYEKVSAYLQRPNVAAITATQRNLMILVYRKLLASSSFAIADTLKKLSENLKNELKLRNKEAVAEELNPESTADEGLLEEFEESELEGVEQGQKKEKQRVDDTFSDDDIKKEIEELEGYYSLAVKIKENTKGKALINALSQLFKQAREKKWPEKAVVFTESTRTQDYLLKLLKEAGISFTEFNGSNNSPEAREAFNRWKKEFPEAASVGSASANTRQALIHDFRTNTQVLLTTEAGAEGLNLQFANIVINYDLPWNPQRVEQRIGRCHRYGQKHQVVVANFLNTKNYADKRVLELLSEKLNLFNGLFGSSDEILGALESGLDFEKKILEIYQNSRSPEEYDKAFTELQESLKDVISKTTLQYRNLLLESADQAVAALFKKTEAETKKAISDFDRDLLFLCKLTLEEKIKPTEDEAIFVIDGYKFPIAFRELRDDEEGKISRAHKDHPVISKIIEDNLKLQTKPIPSLIFELSKHGGKISQLSDAKVKEGFIFLWKLKIAGVETEEILVPLVFLEKTEGEFSALDVAIANEFIDVESVDSEKTLESSPIKKEFLLQTWEKWKKPVVERYQKRNERLFDRETNRINRYYDDYALRVEDRMKKSENEQKDVNRRRDNSSDLEERRKLLKRIQDINIALDKLRIQQLKLRQEGAKLREKELDNLWKTLEPKISEEMIAITHFTIQ is encoded by the coding sequence ATGTCGGTTTTTCTTAAAAAATATTTGGCTGAAAAAGTAGCTCTTCAAAAAATGGCCGGCTCTTTGAACCGCCTATCTTCTGTCTTGGCAAAATCAACGATTGACCTCAACCCGTATCAAATTCATGCGGCTCTTTACGCATTTAACAGTCCGCTTTCTCGTGGCGCAATTTTGGCCGATGAAGTCGGCTTGGGTAAGACGATTGAAGCCGGCATTATCATATCCCAACTTTGGGCCGAAGGGAAGAGAAAGATATTAATTCTTGCCCCGGCCTCGTTAAGAAAACAGTGGCAAGATGAGTTGCTTTCAAAATTTGGAATTGAATCAGAAGTTTGGGACGGCCCCTCTTTTAGGGCGCAAACAGACATGGGAGAAAAGACACCCCTAACTTACAGTGGCGTTTTTATAATTTCTTACCATTTTGCTTACAGCCACCTTGAATTGATAAGGAAGCAAGGTTGGGCTGTTGTTGTAATAGATGAAGCCCATCGTTTTAGGCGTGTGTTCAAGGGAAGAGATGCCTCAAAAATGGCATACGACATTCGGGAAATAATAAAAGATAAACCAAAGGTTTTGCTGACGGCAACACCCCTGCAAAACAGCCTTGAGGAATTATACGGGATAGCAAGTTTTATAGACGACAAGCTTCTCGGATCATCCTATAGTTTCAAAACGAAGTTCATACAGCCGATAAAGGACCAGTCGGGGTTAGCTAAATTGAGATTGGAGGAATTGAGGGCATTGATACGCGGGGAAGAAGGCGACGACCCGTCGTCAATCTCCGGAGTAATTACACGGACTTTGAGAAAACAAGTTTTGGAGTATGTGCAATTTACCGACAGGACATCAATGACTTTTGACTTTACTCCCACCGAGGAAGAAGTTGAATTGTACGAGAAAGTTTCCGCATACCTCCAGCGTCCTAATGTGGCGGCCATTACCGCGACGCAGAGAAATTTGATGATTCTCGTTTACAGAAAATTATTGGCCAGTTCGTCGTTCGCCATAGCCGACACCCTGAAGAAGTTAAGTGAGAATCTAAAAAACGAATTGAAGTTGCGAAATAAAGAAGCAGTGGCCGAGGAGTTGAATCCGGAGTCAACGGCAGATGAGGGCCTTTTGGAAGAATTTGAAGAATCAGAATTGGAGGGAGTAGAACAAGGTCAGAAGAAAGAAAAGCAACGCGTTGACGATACTTTTAGCGATGACGACATAAAAAAGGAAATAGAGGAGTTGGAAGGATATTATTCATTGGCAGTCAAAATTAAAGAAAACACAAAGGGTAAAGCGTTGATTAACGCCTTGTCGCAACTTTTCAAACAGGCCAGAGAAAAGAAGTGGCCTGAAAAAGCTGTGGTGTTCACAGAGTCAACGCGCACTCAGGACTATCTTTTAAAACTTCTCAAAGAAGCCGGAATTTCTTTTACGGAATTCAACGGGTCAAATAACTCGCCCGAAGCACGAGAGGCATTCAATCGTTGGAAAAAGGAGTTTCCAGAAGCGGCATCTGTTGGTTCAGCATCTGCCAACACGCGCCAAGCTCTTATTCATGACTTCAGAACAAATACACAAGTCTTGCTTACCACAGAAGCGGGGGCGGAAGGATTAAACCTCCAGTTTGCAAATATTGTCATCAATTATGATTTGCCGTGGAATCCTCAAAGAGTGGAACAGAGAATCGGCCGTTGCCACCGCTACGGCCAAAAGCACCAAGTGGTAGTTGCGAATTTTCTTAATACAAAAAATTACGCCGATAAGCGAGTACTGGAATTGTTGAGCGAGAAACTAAATTTATTTAACGGACTTTTTGGAAGTTCCGATGAGATTCTTGGCGCTTTGGAATCCGGTCTTGATTTTGAAAAGAAGATACTTGAAATTTATCAAAACAGCAGAAGCCCTGAAGAATACGACAAAGCGTTTACAGAACTACAGGAAAGCTTGAAAGATGTTATCTCAAAAACAACCTTGCAATATAGAAACTTGTTATTGGAAAGCGCGGATCAAGCTGTTGCCGCATTATTCAAAAAAACGGAAGCGGAAACTAAAAAAGCGATTTCAGATTTTGACAGGGATTTGCTTTTTCTCTGCAAGCTCACGCTGGAAGAAAAGATAAAACCAACCGAGGATGAGGCGATTTTTGTGATAGATGGTTATAAATTTCCGATTGCTTTTCGAGAGCTTCGCGATGATGAAGAAGGTAAAATTTCCCGCGCGCACAAAGACCATCCAGTCATCAGTAAAATTATTGAAGATAATTTGAAACTGCAAACTAAGCCGATACCTTCTTTGATTTTTGAGCTTTCAAAACACGGCGGTAAAATATCCCAGTTGAGCGACGCTAAAGTAAAAGAAGGATTTATATTTCTTTGGAAGTTAAAGATAGCCGGAGTCGAGACGGAAGAAATTTTAGTGCCGCTCGTTTTTCTCGAAAAAACAGAAGGCGAATTCAGCGCATTGGATGTGGCAATTGCCAATGAATTCATTGATGTGGAAAGTGTTGATTCTGAAAAAACACTTGAGAGTTCGCCTATTAAAAAAGAGTTTTTGCTTCAAACTTGGGAAAAATGGAAAAAGCCAGTTGTAGAAAGGTATCAGAAAAGAAATGAGCGTCTTTTTGACAGGGAGACGAACAGGATAAACCGATATTACGACGACTACGCGCTTCGTGTTGAAGATAGGATGAAAAAGTCGGAAAATGAACAAAAGGATGTAAATCGTAGGAGAGATAATTCCTCCGACTTGGAAGAAAGGCGGAAGTTGCTCAAGCGAATTCAAGACATCAATATTGCTTTGGACAAGCTAAGAATCCAGCAGTTGAAGTTGAGACAAGAAGGTGCGAAATTGCGAGAAAAAGAACTGGACAATCTTTGGAAAACTCTGGAGCCGAAAATTTCCGAAGAAATGATTGCGATAACGCATTTCACCATTCAATAA
- a CDS encoding N-6 DNA methylase — translation MSTEIKQKKQDLGIFYTDQRIVSFIYDILSVWKAKEDEDLKRWESRKPHAHYPSVIDPACGEGIFLKKAVESGFTGYNPTHKVPYIFGIDIDESVVDKWESVELLNFFHEDRRAMKNHFYGQNGLLNLPNRKLPYKKMEDGLVQFDAVVGNPPYGGIGLKEEEMRGKLAASLLEYEIWKYAFDIQISKQGNMFGSMASQKDIVNRLRNMPIEILFLERFIQLAKPGGWIAIIIPDGILTNSNSHYVREFVSEKARVEAIVSLPRDAFKNVGTTAKTSILFLQKYKDQGKERDLNYPVFLASVESLEEKYFKIIKDAYQKHYTKI, via the coding sequence ATGTCAACGGAAATTAAACAAAAAAAACAGGACTTGGGAATTTTTTACACCGACCAGAGAATCGTGAGTTTTATATATGATATTCTTTCTGTCTGGAAAGCAAAAGAGGACGAGGATTTAAAGCGTTGGGAGAGTCGAAAACCTCATGCTCACTATCCGTCAGTTATTGATCCGGCTTGCGGCGAGGGAATCTTCTTAAAGAAAGCAGTGGAGTCCGGTTTTACCGGATACAATCCTACACATAAAGTGCCATATATTTTCGGTATTGATATAGATGAATCGGTTGTTGATAAATGGGAATCTGTTGAGCTTCTAAATTTTTTCCACGAAGACAGAAGGGCAATGAAAAATCACTTTTATGGCCAAAACGGATTGCTTAATCTGCCGAATAGAAAATTGCCTTACAAAAAAATGGAAGACGGACTTGTACAATTTGATGCGGTTGTTGGTAATCCGCCGTATGGAGGCATCGGTCTTAAAGAAGAAGAAATGAGGGGCAAATTGGCGGCATCCCTTTTGGAGTACGAGATATGGAAATACGCTTTTGATATACAAATAAGCAAGCAGGGAAATATGTTTGGATCCATGGCCTCTCAAAAGGACATTGTAAATAGATTGAGAAATATGCCCATCGAAATTTTATTTCTAGAGAGATTTATACAACTTGCAAAGCCGGGCGGTTGGATAGCTATCATTATTCCAGACGGCATTTTAACCAATTCAAATTCTCACTATGTACGCGAATTTGTTAGCGAGAAAGCAAGAGTGGAAGCAATTGTTTCTTTGCCGCGAGACGCTTTCAAAAATGTTGGCACAACAGCCAAAACCAGCATTTTATTTTTACAAAAATATAAAGACCAAGGGAAAGAGCGAGATTTAAACTATCCGGTTTTTCTCGCTTCAGTCGAATCTCTTGAAGAAAAATATTTTAAAATTATAAAAGATGCTTACCAAAAGCATTATACAAAAATATGA
- a CDS encoding SAM-dependent DNA methyltransferase has protein sequence MPEQRSENSYIVNDILPFLASNFGYPIHDAERVKINDVPIFRPSGGRSGSTIDIVYYHNGEPVLLIEAKTKHKTHESALIEAKNYLKNFPIDKPEFAPSGLPPKILATTVGKNIKFYKWSIDYSKPIPDFITEEIEVLSFEKLLSYYGLIKEYKARILEPKNFATDFFDELISIFKFHKKEKKITKDVVKEVVYQIHNYLLNPKKYTGDYPYTELDLQGQKAVRDLFKRFDFVASLGPEIAKEFRKSILRSFQGEEFNQYLTEKCVIDFVFGLIGKLNKHTKVLDFECGSGGFLATAVNQNNLDLENVMGIDIEDLPYIIAKTYFALYFGKTGEGLNLVPIKKDNGLFYHGKNWDLVVGNPAGSSKYEHGDEDKIFENLNSDLNNDDKKDKISEYNLSIQQAIQSARVGGKICLILPEGVFSNSQDEFLRKYIAKYCNILAIVSLPPGSFRRGTTVSQLRRGAQSASMKMSIVYAEKTREVRKKEGLEVDLRHLDYPIFLAHIDKVDSGSGEISEWLEERLNVVLEQWKEWQNKAELNDIEKITTKLDKEEKIKENQKTLFSKVELDKTNIEKSKKIKPKEGKSETKISKNLEDLLS, from the coding sequence ATGCCAGAACAAAGGTCGGAAAATTCTTATATCGTAAACGACATCTTACCGTTTCTGGCAAGCAATTTTGGCTACCCGATTCATGACGCGGAGCGAGTAAAAATAAACGATGTTCCGATTTTTCGGCCAAGCGGCGGCAGAAGTGGGTCCACAATTGATATTGTCTACTATCATAACGGGGAGCCAGTTCTTCTCATTGAAGCAAAAACTAAACATAAAACTCATGAGTCCGCATTGATAGAAGCAAAGAATTATCTAAAAAACTTTCCCATAGACAAACCGGAGTTTGCTCCGTCTGGCTTGCCCCCAAAAATTTTGGCAACAACAGTCGGTAAAAACATTAAATTTTACAAATGGAGCATAGATTATTCAAAACCAATTCCGGATTTTATAACCGAAGAAATTGAGGTTTTATCATTTGAGAAGTTGCTTTCCTACTACGGATTAATTAAAGAATATAAGGCGCGCATTTTAGAGCCCAAAAACTTTGCCACGGATTTTTTTGACGAACTAATTTCTATTTTCAAATTTCATAAAAAAGAGAAAAAAATAACAAAGGATGTTGTCAAAGAAGTTGTTTATCAAATTCACAATTATTTGCTGAATCCAAAAAAATACACCGGCGATTATCCTTACACCGAATTGGACTTACAAGGACAAAAAGCCGTTCGCGATCTGTTTAAGCGATTTGATTTTGTCGCTTCGCTTGGCCCGGAAATAGCCAAAGAATTTCGCAAGTCGATTTTGAGATCTTTTCAAGGCGAAGAATTCAATCAGTACCTTACCGAAAAATGCGTTATAGATTTTGTTTTCGGTCTGATTGGCAAATTGAACAAACACACGAAAGTTTTGGATTTCGAGTGTGGTAGTGGAGGATTTTTGGCGACGGCAGTCAATCAGAACAATTTGGATTTGGAAAATGTGATGGGGATTGATATTGAGGACTTGCCTTATATCATCGCCAAAACTTACTTTGCTCTGTACTTCGGAAAAACCGGTGAGGGGTTGAATCTTGTCCCAATAAAGAAAGATAACGGCTTGTTTTATCACGGCAAGAATTGGGATTTAGTTGTGGGCAATCCCGCCGGAAGCAGTAAATACGAACATGGCGATGAAGATAAAATTTTTGAGAATCTAAATAGTGATTTAAATAACGACGACAAAAAAGATAAAATTTCGGAGTACAATTTGTCAATTCAGCAAGCGATTCAATCCGCTCGCGTTGGCGGCAAGATTTGTTTGATACTGCCTGAAGGAGTGTTTTCAAATTCTCAAGACGAGTTTTTAAGAAAATATATCGCCAAATATTGCAATATATTGGCAATCGTGAGCTTGCCACCGGGGTCGTTCAGAAGAGGAACAACAGTAAGCCAGTTAAGGAGAGGCGCACAATCTGCTTCAATGAAAATGTCTATTGTGTACGCGGAAAAAACCAGAGAGGTCAGGAAAAAAGAAGGATTGGAAGTTGATTTGAGGCATTTGGACTACCCGATATTTTTAGCGCACATTGATAAGGTTGATTCCGGATCAGGCGAAATCAGTGAATGGCTGGAGGAAAGATTAAACGTTGTGTTGGAGCAATGGAAAGAGTGGCAGAATAAAGCTGAATTGAATGATATTGAAAAAATAACCACAAAGCTTGATAAAGAAGAAAAGATAAAAGAAAATCAAAAAACTTTGTTTAGCAAGGTCGAGCTCGACAAGACAAACATAGAAAAAAGTAAAAAGATAAAACCAAAAGAGGGTAAGTCAGAAACAAAGATAAGCAAAAACTTGGAAGATTTATTAAGTTAA